In the genome of Dyadobacter fermentans DSM 18053, the window AAAGGTACGTTGATAATGTCGAAAGTTCTATTTTTGAACGTCCGTTACAAATTGAACAATGGATTTGCATGATCCGTTTCACCAGTCCGGACCTGCATTAGCGTACCTCGCGACCTACTTTACTCACTATGAAACATAAGCTACTGATCCTATTTTTGTTGGGCATTTTTTCGCTTTTTAAGCAAGAAGTTTCAGGTCAGGGCAGCAGCGCGAGGACGGGAGCTACACAGAGTTTTTGCGGCACAACGGGCGCTTTCACGGTAACGCCCGAGGTAGGCTGCGCACCGATGAAGGTCGATATTGAGAGCCAGATGACCAATGGAGTGAATGTTACGTATTCCTATGATTTCGATCGAAACAGTAACAATCCACCCGCCCCGGCGGACCGTTCCTATGCATTAACACATACCTACAATACCCCCGGCACATACACCATCCTTCAATACGGCAGCGCCGGCGGCACGGGTTTCAGTGAATGTAAGGAAGTGACTGTGAAAGAAACCCGCGGTCCCAAAGCCGAACTCATCGCTTGTTCCAGCGGAAAAGTGCGGGTTACGCTCGGAGACGATGCCATTACGAAAGCCTATGACGCCGTAACGATCAACTGGGGCGACGGGAAAAGCGAGAATGTGAACCTGAAAACAAGCACGGCTGCGTTTTTCGAACATACTTACGCCGCTGCGGGCAATATTCCTGCCATTACATTAAAAGGTTCTTACGCCAATAGCACTTGTGCGGCGGAAGTAAACGCGACTACACTTACGGCCGGCGCGCCGCAGTCATTGGCCGCTATCCGCATACGAAGCGTAGAAATGCCCGCCAACGGCGACGCGAAGGTGATTTACGACGGGATGGAAGGAATCGAGACCAAGGTTTACATCGCGTTGGGTAACGGCGATTTTATTTTTACCAATAAAACCGGCCAAACCGGCGGCGCGCAATCGGTAACAGTGCCGCTACTGGACCCGAAACTCGTGTACCGCTTCCAGCTCTGGTCGACGGACATTTGCGGAAATGTGGTTAAAAGCCCGATTGTGAGCAGCATAGCGATCAAGCAGGGCGGTTTGTCGCTGGATGAGATCATTTCCATGGAATGGGAAAACGAAACGAATACCGATGGTTTGGTAGAATATCAGCTCAAAAGGGACGGTGCGGTGATTTTCACGACGCCCGACAAACGCTCGTATGAAGATACCGGCGTCAAATGCGGCAACACCTACCAGTACGAAATTGTGGCGATCATTGAAAACGATGTACGTTCCTATTCCGCCCCCATTAGTCTGGAACCCAAGACTTCCGCCCCCGGAGATATTACCAATGCAGTGGTGACGGTGAAAGACAATAACACCATCGGAACCAAGGTGGAGCTCTCGGGCGAAGGGCTTACGAGCGCCTATAATCTGATCGTGGAACGCGCATTGCTGGGATCGGGGAGCTTTGAAGTGGTGTCGCCGGCTAACAACCAGAGCCTGCAATGGGACGATGCGAATGTGAGTACTTCTCAAAATTCATATTGCTACCGGTTCCAATATGAGAATGCCTGCAAGATGAAATCGCCGTCGTTCAGCGCGCCGGTTTGCTCCATTTTGCTCACCACCCGCACTCCCGACATTGTCTGGAATGGCGAAGCGCCTTTCCTCAGTGCTGTCGGGACCTATGATTTGCAGCAGGTTGACGAAGGCGGCAGCCTGATCAACGTCATTTCAAAAGGAACGTCCACTAATCATACGCTCGATCTGGCATCGCAATCGGATTTCGGCTACCGTGTTGAAGCGAAATCTGCGGATGGCAATTTTACAAGTTTGTCCAATTTGCTCAATTTCAGGAGCGAAGCGATTATCCTCGTACCCGACGCATTCACGCCGAACGGGGATGCTTATAACGAGCGGTTCGAGGTGAAGGCTTATTTTGTCAAAGAATTCAGCATGTCGATTTTCAGTCGCTGGGGCGAAGTGATTTACCATACGAAAGATATCACCGAAGGCTGGGACGGCAATTTCAAAACGGGCGAAGCGCCGGGCGGTTATTACCTCTACAAGATTGAAGCGACAAATGCTACCGGCCAGACGGTCGTCAAAAATGGTAGCTTTATGCTAATAAGATAGGATTTTTCCAATACGACAATCAATGGGATAATACTTTTTTAATAATCCCGTTTAATAGGTACGCATTATAGCCACCCCTAAATAGCTTATTTTTGCTATCGCATTTTTAAATTCGTTACGATTTCCCAAAAACTTATCGTTTATCTATCGTCTTTGAAAAAAGCTCAGGGTTAAATATTGCCACACTTATGAGAATAACACTACCTCTTCTTTGTCTTGGACTACTCTTTTCGTCTTTTCCAGCATCTGTATTTGCACAAGGCCT includes:
- a CDS encoding T9SS type B sorting domain-containing protein, with amino-acid sequence MKHKLLILFLLGIFSLFKQEVSGQGSSARTGATQSFCGTTGAFTVTPEVGCAPMKVDIESQMTNGVNVTYSYDFDRNSNNPPAPADRSYALTHTYNTPGTYTILQYGSAGGTGFSECKEVTVKETRGPKAELIACSSGKVRVTLGDDAITKAYDAVTINWGDGKSENVNLKTSTAAFFEHTYAAAGNIPAITLKGSYANSTCAAEVNATTLTAGAPQSLAAIRIRSVEMPANGDAKVIYDGMEGIETKVYIALGNGDFIFTNKTGQTGGAQSVTVPLLDPKLVYRFQLWSTDICGNVVKSPIVSSIAIKQGGLSLDEIISMEWENETNTDGLVEYQLKRDGAVIFTTPDKRSYEDTGVKCGNTYQYEIVAIIENDVRSYSAPISLEPKTSAPGDITNAVVTVKDNNTIGTKVELSGEGLTSAYNLIVERALLGSGSFEVVSPANNQSLQWDDANVSTSQNSYCYRFQYENACKMKSPSFSAPVCSILLTTRTPDIVWNGEAPFLSAVGTYDLQQVDEGGSLINVISKGTSTNHTLDLASQSDFGYRVEAKSADGNFTSLSNLLNFRSEAIILVPDAFTPNGDAYNERFEVKAYFVKEFSMSIFSRWGEVIYHTKDITEGWDGNFKTGEAPGGYYLYKIEATNATGQTVVKNGSFMLIR